The sequence GTCGCCGTGAAAGGGATCACCAATGTATCGGGCAAAGATTTGCATTTTTGCGAGCAACTCGGGCTTACTATGAAATTGATCGGCGTTGCGAAAAGAGATGAGGGGCGGTTGGAAGTATGTGTTGAACCAACACTTTTGCCATCTGACCATCCACTAGCTAGCGTGCAAAATGAATACAATGCTGTCTTTGTCCACGGGGAAGCCGTTGGTGAAACGATGTTTTACGGGCCTGGGGCTGGCTCGTTGCCGACTGCAACCGCAGTCGTAAGCGACCTCGTTTCGGTCATGAAAAATATGCGCCATCGTGTAAATGGCTATGCGGCCATGAAGCCATTATACGAAGCGGTGTTTAAAGAAGAGCAGGAAAAGCAATCACAGTTTTTTATTCGCCTGCATGTAGAAGACCGAACAGGCACGTTTTCAAGCATTACGTCGTTATTTGCTAGATACGACGTCAGCTTTGAAAAGCTCTTGCAACTTCCACTGGAAGAGGAACAAATGGCGGAAATTGTCATCATTACCCATGTGACCAATCGTGCTGTATATAAGGAATTAATGGAAGAGCTTGAGCAGCTAGATGTGGTTAAAACGATAGCAAGCTCGTACCGAGTTGAGGGAGGAAAAGGATAATGGCTGCTTGGGCAGGACTTTTAAAAGAATACGGCTCGTATTTGCCGATTACGGAAAACACGCCGGCATTGACGCTTGGCGAAGGCAATACGCCTTTAATTAAACTCGAGCATTTATCAGAGGAGTGGGGCGTAGAGCTTTATGTGAAGTATGAAGGCGCAAACCCGACTGGCTCGTTTAAAGACCGAGGAATGGTTGTTGCTGTCGCAAAAGCGAAAGAAGAAGGGGCGCAGGCGCTTATTTGCGCCTCAACAGGCAATACGTCCGCAGCAGCTTCCGCCTACGGAGCACGAGCGGGGCTTCGTTCAATTGTCGTCATTCCAAAAGGCAAAACGGCACTTGGCAAAGTAGCCCAGGCGGCGATGTACGGAGCTGAAATCATTGAAATTGAAGGGAACTTTGACCGTGCTCTTGCACTCGTAAGAGAATTATGCGAAACGGAGCCAATTGCCCTTGTGAACTCTGTCAATCCATATAGGCTCCACGGCCAAAAGACAGCAGCCTTTGAAATTTGTGATGCGCTCGGGGCTGCTCCAGATGTATTGGCTATCCCTGTCGGAAATGCCGGAAACATCTCTGCTTATTGGATGGGCTTTAAAGAATACG is a genomic window of Shouchella clausii containing:
- the thrC gene encoding threonine synthase — translated: MAAWAGLLKEYGSYLPITENTPALTLGEGNTPLIKLEHLSEEWGVELYVKYEGANPTGSFKDRGMVVAVAKAKEEGAQALICASTGNTSAAASAYGARAGLRSIVVIPKGKTALGKVAQAAMYGAEIIEIEGNFDRALALVRELCETEPIALVNSVNPYRLHGQKTAAFEICDALGAAPDVLAIPVGNAGNISAYWMGFKEYDELHQTGRPRMHGFEAEGAAAIVKQHVIEHPETIATAIRIGNPASWKLAVQAANESKGEIDLVTDEEIVDAYREIAKKEGIFAEPGSCASLAGLKKHIQAGKVAKGSKIVAVLTGNGLKDPTTAIDLSNVQTTTVEDSKTALADYLMATKPAVK